The genomic stretch caaagacgtgtcctacgtcaaaaattaggCCGGTTAGTTATACTTTTGAGCATCCATAGCAAACTACTGTTTGACAGATTCTACCATCGCCGAtaaaagtaaacaaatttaTTGCAGGATAAAAATTCTTAGTATTCGACGAAAAAACCTCGCTTTTCAGAAATTTGAACACGCAAATGCAGTAAGAATAACATGAGCCTCTTTCAGTaagtttatttttaatgtttctttgtGGAAACTACTTCTGAGTTGTGATGCTTAGAATTCTGATCGTATTTGGCTTGCCACACAATTATTCCCTTTTCTAGTGCGAAAATAGAGAACATTTGCAGGCTTTGCTTGTCCGGCGATGACAACTTGGAATCTATTTTTGGTGATAGCGGGAGTGAACTACTCCAAATGATCATTTACGACTGCACGACGGTAAAGGTTTGTATCGGTCATTTTCTAATGCTTATGATTTTGATAAGCTCATTGTGAGACCATCATCGTAGGTATCTCCCAAACTAGGATATCCGAGCGCTATTTGTATATCATGCAAAACTAAAATCGAGAGCTTCCATCAGTTTCGTGAGAGATGTATTCAAAACGATGAATACTTACGATCGACCTTCCTCGAACCGGAAGTTGTGATCAAGACAGAGCCAGACTTTGTCATTAGAACTGCTGACGAGGAAGATGAGGATGACGAAGATGACATTAATGAAGCCGACATCGAAGAGTGGGATGAGTCGGACTCGAATGACATTTCGGACGATGTGCAACAAAACGATTCTATCAAAAGGGAATTATCACAAACGGATATTCTTCTGGACAGCGACACCGACTTTGCAGAGCATAGGTCGCATATTTCTCTATTCAAATGTGAGTTTTGCTCGGCTGAATTCGCAACCCTAGAACAACTTGAGAAGCATATCACTAGTCACAAAGAAGAGAagattttcaaatgtttttattGTCCAAAGACGttccattttgctaaaaatTTGAACATGCATGTCGAGTACATACACTCGAAGGTTAaaaattcacagaaactaaGCATAAAGAACGCAAACTTTACACCCAACTTTCTAGTCAACAATGAGAGAGGTACAACGTTAGTTAATAGTAGTAGTGACGTTAACATCAACAATAATGTTGTAAGTCGGATTGGAAAACCTGCCCAGCTTCAAAGTCCTGGATCAACGGTTCGTATACCTATCACACGCATAAGTAATCATGAATGCCATGTATGTCATAAAACGTTCAGTGATCTTCGGCATCACATGCTGCTACACGATGGGGAAAAACCATACAAATGTGATATCTGTTCGAAATCATTCTTCAACGCTTCGACATTGAAAACACACTACCGGGTGCATAGTGATGAAAACCCATATCGTTGCACTACATGCACAAAGGTTTTCGATAACGCTCGGAGTCTCGAGTTACATTACCGAACGCATACAGGTATAATCAACATCATTAGTATTGGCATTTTACTAGAATAAATTATTTCCTTAGGTGAACGCCCCTATACGTG from Wyeomyia smithii strain HCP4-BCI-WySm-NY-G18 chromosome 3, ASM2978416v1, whole genome shotgun sequence encodes the following:
- the LOC129731084 gene encoding zinc finger protein 836-like, coding for MSLFHAKIENICRLCLSGDDNLESIFGDSGSELLQMIIYDCTTVKVSPKLGYPSAICISCKTKIESFHQFRERCIQNDEYLRSTFLEPEVVIKTEPDFVIRTADEEDEDDEDDINEADIEEWDESDSNDISDDVQQNDSIKRELSQTDILLDSDTDFAEHRSHISLFKCEFCSAEFATLEQLEKHITSHKEEKIFKCFYCPKTFHFAKNLNMHVEYIHSKVKNSQKLSIKNANFTPNFLVNNERGTTLVNSSSDVNINNNVVSRIGKPAQLQSPGSTVRIPITRISNHECHVCHKTFSDLRHHMLLHDGEKPYKCDICSKSFFNASTLKTHYRVHSDENPYRCTTCTKVFDNARSLELHYRTHTGERPYTCDVCLKKFSCSSNLKRHRKLHDRD